From the bacterium genome, one window contains:
- a CDS encoding (2Fe-2S)-binding protein: MESPTELCVCFHVPFQKVAKFIRLNNPQVPSQCSECFGAGTGCGWCVPFIEKLFEEIRAGEQNPQMKMSADEYRQRRREYMAKTRQDLLELEDVSGESVADAGELQDEILPDDT; this comes from the coding sequence ATGGAATCCCCCACGGAATTGTGTGTCTGCTTCCACGTTCCGTTTCAAAAAGTCGCCAAGTTCATCCGTTTGAACAATCCGCAGGTGCCGTCTCAGTGCTCCGAGTGTTTCGGGGCCGGGACGGGCTGCGGGTGGTGCGTTCCCTTCATCGAGAAACTCTTCGAAGAGATCAGGGCCGGCGAACAGAATCCGCAGATGAAGATGAGCGCAGACGAGTACCGTCAGCGTCGCCGCGAATACATGGCAAAGACTCGCCAGGACCTGCTGGAGCTGGAGGACGTCTCGGGCGAGAGTGTTGCCGACGCCGGCGAGCTCCAGGATGAGATCCTCCCGGACGACACTTGA
- a CDS encoding tetratricopeptide repeat protein produces MVCPPPWEDEEEESSGWIDGFEDEDDEFEGDDFEDDEFEEDDEFEFGDDDADAEDEEDDLESLIEEGEALIEEGEYQEALDLFREASERFPENPLALYHLGQTALMMFTDGLEDNPNWEDDDDLVGFYEEAQNAFDAALSLEEEYYPALNGQGALFMVLDNPDSAIECWERSLEINSDQDEIVQALDEARGQAED; encoded by the coding sequence ATGGTCTGTCCCCCCCCATGGGAAGATGAGGAAGAGGAATCCTCTGGCTGGATCGACGGCTTCGAAGATGAAGACGACGAGTTCGAGGGTGACGACTTCGAGGACGACGAGTTTGAAGAGGACGACGAGTTCGAATTCGGAGACGATGATGCGGATGCCGAAGACGAAGAGGATGACCTTGAATCGCTGATCGAGGAGGGCGAAGCCCTGATCGAGGAAGGCGAGTATCAAGAGGCCCTCGACCTTTTCCGGGAAGCCAGCGAGCGTTTCCCAGAGAATCCGCTCGCCCTCTACCATCTCGGCCAGACGGCCTTGATGATGTTCACCGATGGTCTCGAGGATAATCCGAACTGGGAAGACGACGACGATCTGGTCGGTTTCTACGAGGAGGCACAGAATGCCTTCGATGCGGCCCTGTCGTTGGAAGAAGAATACTACCCGGCTCTGAATGGTCAGGGCGCGCTGTTCATGGTCCTGGACAATCCGGACTCGGCCATCGAGTGCTGGGAACGTTCGCTCGAAATCAATTCTGATCAGGATGAAATCGTCCAGGCCCTCGACGAGGCCCGCGGCCAGGCGGAAGACTGA
- the buk gene encoding butyrate kinase: MNRPLILVINPGSTSTRAAVYGGEELLAERHLICDPAKLAGFARVIDQAAYRKEQILEMLREIEISLSELDAIAARGAPLRSVPGGVYRINREMLADAIDDGFVEHASKVACVIANELSREAQNIPAFIVDPISTDEYDEISRISGLAELPRQSLTHALNMKRAARHCATEIGKRYEDANLIIAHLGGGCSIAAHRHGRMVDSVDANGEGPFSPERSGGLRVDDLARMVLVSGDDYARIRRRLTREGGLKSHLGTTDAKEVEQRVEDGDANARLVFQAMAYQMAKHICGLAAALYGSVDAVVLTGGLANSKMLTGWIRDRCGFLAPMYIYAGEFEMEALRDGVARALSGEEAVRIYPTGEAEDA; this comes from the coding sequence GTGAACCGACCATTGATACTCGTTATCAATCCAGGGTCCACGTCCACGCGTGCCGCTGTCTACGGAGGGGAGGAACTCCTGGCCGAACGTCATCTCATCTGCGATCCTGCCAAACTGGCCGGGTTCGCCCGCGTGATCGACCAGGCCGCATACCGCAAGGAACAGATTCTGGAAATGCTCAGGGAGATCGAAATCTCTCTGAGCGAACTCGATGCAATTGCTGCTCGAGGCGCGCCGCTTCGCTCCGTTCCGGGAGGCGTCTATCGCATCAATCGAGAGATGCTGGCGGATGCAATCGACGATGGCTTCGTTGAGCATGCTTCGAAGGTCGCCTGCGTGATTGCGAACGAACTATCGAGAGAGGCTCAGAACATCCCGGCGTTCATTGTCGACCCGATCTCTACCGATGAGTACGACGAGATCTCCCGCATCAGCGGGCTGGCAGAACTCCCCCGCCAGTCATTGACGCACGCGCTGAACATGAAGCGCGCAGCCCGCCATTGTGCCACAGAAATCGGAAAGCGCTATGAAGACGCGAACCTGATTATCGCGCACCTGGGAGGCGGCTGTTCGATCGCCGCACATCGTCACGGACGGATGGTCGATTCGGTCGATGCAAACGGAGAGGGACCTTTCTCTCCCGAACGCAGCGGCGGCCTGCGCGTTGACGACCTCGCGCGAATGGTCCTCGTGAGCGGCGATGATTATGCGCGCATTCGTCGACGCCTGACGCGCGAGGGCGGCCTGAAAAGCCACCTCGGAACAACCGATGCCAAAGAAGTCGAACAGCGCGTCGAAGACGGAGACGCGAACGCCCGCCTTGTCTTCCAGGCGATGGCATACCAGATGGCGAAGCACATCTGCGGTCTCGCCGCGGCCCTGTATGGAAGCGTGGACGCCGTTGTGCTGACCGGCGGCCTGGCGAATTCGAAGATGCTGACCGGGTGGATCCGCGATCGGTGCGGCTTCCTGGCGCCGATGTACATCTATGCCGGCGAGTTCGAAATGGAGGCTCTGCGCGACGGCGTGGCCCGGGCACTGTCAGGTGAGGAAGCTGTCCGGATCTACCCCACCGGCGAAGCGGAGGATGCGTGA
- a CDS encoding phosphate butyryltransferase has protein sequence MRSFEEILQRAAAMGPKRIAIAGAMDEALKDAFDDAKRRGVAHTVEFTNPLSAARAVREGEADVLMKGKVDTKAFMGAVLDKENGLRSGKLISHAFVFEAFGRLMIITDGGIVLNPTLEEKAEIVRNVLPIARKLGIGEPRIAVVTAYEKENPKMPETVDAAQLAAMNIEGCVVEGPLAVDVAMSKEAAAAKGVEGQVPGNVDIFLAPSVLVGNILAKGIMYFTGCSGGGVVAGTSRPVTFLSRSDTAQTKLHTIALGVLMSE, from the coding sequence ATGAGGAGCTTCGAGGAAATCCTGCAGCGCGCGGCCGCCATGGGTCCGAAACGCATCGCAATCGCCGGGGCCATGGACGAGGCATTGAAGGACGCGTTCGACGATGCGAAGAGACGGGGAGTTGCCCACACGGTCGAATTCACGAATCCGCTCTCCGCCGCTCGCGCCGTTCGCGAAGGCGAGGCCGACGTCCTTATGAAGGGAAAAGTAGATACGAAGGCCTTCATGGGTGCGGTGCTGGACAAGGAGAACGGTCTACGGAGCGGCAAGCTGATCAGCCATGCCTTCGTCTTCGAAGCATTCGGCCGGCTGATGATTATCACGGACGGTGGTATCGTCCTGAATCCGACACTTGAGGAAAAAGCCGAGATCGTCCGGAATGTCCTGCCGATCGCTCGGAAGCTCGGGATTGGGGAGCCACGAATCGCCGTCGTGACCGCCTACGAAAAAGAAAATCCCAAAATGCCGGAGACCGTCGATGCGGCTCAACTGGCAGCGATGAACATCGAAGGCTGCGTCGTGGAAGGCCCACTCGCGGTCGATGTCGCGATGAGCAAGGAAGCTGCGGCAGCGAAAGGTGTCGAGGGCCAGGTCCCGGGGAATGTCGACATCTTCCTCGCGCCGTCGGTCCTTGTTGGAAACATCCTCGCCAAGGGCATTATGTACTTCACTGGCTGCAGCGGCGGCGGAGTCGTCGCTGGAACATCCAGGCCGGTGACTTTTCTCTCAAGGTCGGACACGGCTCAAACGAAACTCCACACAATCGCTCTCGGGGTCCTGATGAGCGAGTAG
- the iorA gene encoding indolepyruvate ferredoxin oxidoreductase subunit alpha produces MAIKRELMTGNEAVARGAWEAGVVVATSYPGTPSTEITEALSHYEEVNAEWSVNEKVALEVAIGAAFAGVRAIATMKHVGVNVAADPLFSLAYAGVNAGLVIVTADEPGLHSSQNEQDNRIYAKFAQIPMLEPSDAQEAKEMTKLAFELSEEHDTPVMLRLTTRICHTDSPVRLGRREEVPRRPYQKQPRKYAMLPPHAYGRHLVLEKRQAVLEAVSNTFDGNRVEMRSLEYGVVTSGISYLNVREALPEFSVLKIGMTYPVPHQLIRNFAQRVEYLYVVEENRPFLEEEIKALGIKVEGKEQLLSVGELPAEALRERIRHRPSPQKPPVQDLPPRPPQFCPGCGHRGVFHVLSKNRITVNGDIGCYSLGALAPFNAMDTLICMGASIGMDHGFRKAAEPNERSVSVIGDSTFFHSGMTNLLNMVYNNGTATTIILDNRITAMTGHQPNPASGVLAAGEQVRPANMVEICKALGVKHVRELDGFDMQGIEKALKEEMDRQEPSVLVINTRCVMVERERFGSARVVDEDLCTKCRLCLKLGCPALTIENDKIVVTDFLCDGCGLCEDVCRFDAIKCEEPQEVKT; encoded by the coding sequence ATGGCAATCAAACGTGAGCTGATGACGGGCAACGAGGCAGTCGCCCGCGGAGCATGGGAGGCGGGAGTCGTGGTTGCCACGAGCTATCCCGGCACGCCCAGCACGGAAATCACCGAGGCGCTTTCCCATTACGAGGAAGTCAATGCCGAGTGGTCTGTGAACGAGAAAGTGGCGCTGGAAGTCGCCATCGGGGCCGCCTTTGCAGGCGTTCGGGCGATCGCGACAATGAAGCACGTCGGTGTAAACGTCGCTGCGGATCCGCTCTTCTCGCTGGCTTATGCCGGCGTGAATGCGGGACTGGTGATCGTCACGGCCGACGAGCCGGGACTGCACTCCTCGCAGAACGAGCAGGACAACCGCATCTACGCCAAGTTCGCCCAGATTCCGATGCTTGAGCCCTCTGACGCGCAGGAAGCAAAGGAGATGACGAAGCTCGCATTCGAACTGAGCGAAGAGCACGACACGCCCGTCATGCTGCGACTGACGACGCGCATCTGCCACACCGATAGCCCGGTGCGCCTGGGGCGTCGCGAAGAAGTCCCTCGACGGCCCTACCAGAAACAACCCCGCAAGTACGCCATGTTGCCGCCCCACGCGTACGGACGACATCTCGTTCTGGAGAAGCGCCAGGCCGTCCTCGAAGCCGTCTCGAACACATTCGACGGAAACCGCGTCGAGATGCGGTCATTGGAGTACGGCGTTGTCACCAGCGGCATCAGCTATCTGAACGTGCGCGAGGCGCTTCCCGAGTTCTCCGTGCTGAAGATCGGGATGACGTATCCTGTGCCGCATCAATTGATTCGCAACTTCGCGCAGCGAGTCGAGTACCTCTACGTTGTGGAAGAGAATCGGCCGTTCCTTGAGGAAGAGATCAAGGCCCTCGGAATCAAGGTCGAAGGCAAGGAGCAATTACTCTCGGTCGGTGAGCTTCCGGCAGAAGCACTACGCGAACGCATTCGCCATCGGCCGAGTCCCCAAAAGCCTCCCGTGCAGGATCTTCCTCCCCGACCGCCGCAGTTCTGTCCGGGGTGCGGACACCGCGGTGTCTTCCATGTGTTGTCGAAGAACCGCATCACGGTGAATGGTGATATTGGCTGCTATTCGCTAGGAGCGCTCGCGCCGTTCAACGCGATGGATACGTTGATTTGCATGGGAGCCTCTATCGGCATGGATCACGGTTTCCGCAAGGCAGCCGAGCCCAACGAACGCAGCGTTTCCGTCATCGGCGATTCCACGTTCTTCCACAGCGGCATGACGAATCTGCTTAACATGGTGTACAACAACGGCACCGCGACAACGATCATTCTGGACAACCGCATCACAGCCATGACCGGCCATCAGCCCAACCCCGCATCGGGTGTGCTGGCCGCCGGTGAGCAAGTTCGCCCGGCAAACATGGTGGAGATCTGCAAGGCCCTTGGCGTGAAGCACGTTCGCGAACTCGACGGCTTCGACATGCAAGGCATCGAGAAGGCCCTGAAGGAAGAGATGGATCGCCAGGAGCCCTCGGTGCTCGTCATCAATACACGTTGCGTGATGGTGGAGCGCGAACGCTTCGGTTCGGCCCGCGTGGTGGACGAAGATCTCTGCACGAAGTGCCGCCTCTGCTTGAAGTTGGGCTGTCCGGCGCTGACCATTGAAAACGATAAGATCGTCGTCACGGACTTCCTCTGCGATGGCTGTGGACTGTGCGAAGACGTTTGCCGCTTCGATGCGATCAAGTGCGAAGAACCCCAGGAGGTGAAGACATGA
- a CDS encoding indolepyruvate oxidoreductase subunit beta — protein MKTAVKPVTNVLAVGVGGQGIIRLSNILAETAFRSGLDVKKSEIHGLSQRGGSVYSHIRWGETVFSPVIMDGEAHFVLALEELEALRFAHTVRPDGLILINDFRLLPATVVNRQAEYPDDIDEQLLEYARFERIPATKMAADLGNVRAANIILIGALARHLELDVDTWKAVVRDSFASKFAEINEHAFEVGYNFAEAGKAEPEPAT, from the coding sequence ATGAAGACCGCCGTGAAACCAGTTACGAATGTTCTCGCCGTAGGCGTTGGCGGCCAGGGCATCATCCGACTGTCGAATATTCTGGCCGAGACGGCATTCCGATCCGGCTTGGATGTGAAGAAATCGGAGATCCACGGCCTGTCCCAGCGAGGCGGCAGTGTCTACAGCCACATCCGCTGGGGTGAAACCGTCTTCTCACCAGTCATCATGGACGGCGAGGCGCACTTTGTTCTGGCCCTGGAGGAACTCGAGGCGCTCCGCTTCGCGCACACCGTGCGACCCGACGGGCTGATTCTCATCAACGACTTCCGTCTGCTGCCTGCGACCGTGGTGAATCGCCAGGCGGAGTATCCCGACGACATCGATGAGCAATTGCTTGAGTATGCCAGATTCGAGCGCATCCCAGCCACGAAGATGGCGGCGGATCTTGGGAATGTGCGGGCGGCGAACATAATCCTGATCGGGGCGCTTGCCAGGCACCTGGAACTGGACGTTGACACATGGAAGGCGGTTGTCCGCGACTCCTTCGCATCCAAGTTCGCCGAAATCAACGAACACGCGTTCGAGGTCGGATACAACTTCGCAGAAGCGGGAAAGGCGGAGCCTGAACCGGCAACATGA